One Luteibacter sp. 9135 DNA segment encodes these proteins:
- a CDS encoding uroporphyrinogen-III synthase yields the protein MPLVSRTQPLRNVTVVITRPAGTAGPMSRRVRKLGGIPVSVPGLSLRATEDASAVDAELRRALEGDVLVFTSPAAVRFAADVLPLATRAVVIAVGRGTARALRTANLPDARFPEASQNSEGVLGLPELADIQGRRVALIGAPGGRGVLREQLAARGARLSEIHVYHRVAPRLDRRHIDPLLKLTRRSAVLLSSAEALDHLHRALIAPAWRRLVQAVAVVSSERLRDVATAVGFERVVVADSAMPSDLLAAASQVSFTRR from the coding sequence ATGCCCCTCGTGAGCCGTACCCAGCCGCTTCGCAACGTCACGGTCGTCATCACCCGCCCCGCCGGCACCGCGGGGCCGATGAGCCGGCGTGTGCGCAAGCTGGGCGGTATTCCCGTCAGCGTGCCGGGTCTTTCCCTGCGCGCCACCGAAGACGCCAGCGCCGTCGATGCGGAACTGCGCCGGGCGCTGGAGGGCGACGTGCTGGTGTTCACCAGCCCGGCCGCCGTGCGCTTCGCCGCCGATGTCCTGCCTCTCGCCACGCGTGCGGTGGTCATCGCCGTGGGTCGCGGCACGGCCCGCGCCCTGCGCACCGCCAACCTGCCGGACGCCCGGTTTCCCGAGGCCTCGCAGAACAGCGAGGGCGTGCTGGGCCTGCCCGAACTGGCCGACATCCAGGGCCGGCGGGTGGCCCTGATCGGCGCGCCGGGCGGGCGCGGGGTGCTGCGTGAACAGCTGGCGGCACGGGGTGCCCGGCTCAGCGAGATCCATGTCTACCACCGTGTGGCACCGCGGCTGGATCGCCGCCACATCGATCCCCTGCTGAAACTCACCCGGCGTTCGGCGGTGCTGCTGTCCAGCGCCGAAGCCCTGGATCACCTGCATCGCGCGCTGATCGCGCCGGCCTGGCGCCGGCTGGTCCAGGCCGTGGCCGTCGTCAGCAGCGAACGCCTGCGCGATGTCGCCACGGCGGTGGGCTTCGAGCGCGTGGTGGTGGCTGATTCGGCCATGCCTTCGGATCTCCTCGCCGCGGCCAGCCAGGTGTCGTTCACGCGCCGTTGA
- a CDS encoding YiiD C-terminal domain-containing protein codes for MTSTTHDLALLERFILDGIPLAQAMQVRLAEFDGERLVMTAPLAPNINDKACAFGGSLVTLMTLACWSLVETMLRRRGSDCDVFVADSTVRYLDPVWTDLRAEARLAPGARWTSFFAMLDGKGRARADFTCIVPGDDGKPLASMDARFVAKRRA; via the coding sequence ATGACCTCGACAACCCACGACCTCGCCCTTCTCGAGCGTTTCATCCTCGACGGCATCCCCCTCGCGCAGGCCATGCAGGTGCGTCTTGCCGAGTTCGATGGCGAGCGTCTGGTCATGACCGCGCCCCTGGCCCCCAACATCAACGACAAGGCCTGCGCCTTCGGCGGCAGCCTGGTCACCCTGATGACCCTGGCCTGCTGGAGCCTGGTCGAGACCATGCTGCGCCGACGCGGCAGCGACTGCGACGTGTTCGTGGCCGACTCGACGGTGCGCTACCTCGACCCGGTCTGGACCGATCTGCGCGCCGAGGCCCGGCTGGCGCCCGGCGCGCGCTGGACGTCGTTCTTCGCCATGCTGGACGGCAAGGGCCGCGCCCGCGCTGACTTCACCTGCATCGTGCCGGGCGACGACGGCAAGCCGCTGGCCAGCATGGACGCACGCTTCGTCGCCAAACGCCGGGCATAA
- a CDS encoding rhodanese-like domain-containing protein has protein sequence MNDVLHKLPEFVSNHTALVALFVVILAVLIGGEVSRLFRKWKSLTPAGLTQLINRDTPLIIDLSASADFEKAHVPGAKNVAMSQFDPETQKDLSKAREMPVVLIDKDGRGVGKAANRLIKAGFARVFVLEGGTYAWQAAQLPTAKGKR, from the coding sequence ATGAACGACGTACTGCACAAGTTGCCCGAGTTCGTGAGCAACCATACCGCCCTGGTGGCGCTGTTCGTGGTCATCCTGGCCGTGCTGATCGGCGGTGAGGTGTCCCGCCTCTTCCGCAAGTGGAAAAGCCTGACCCCGGCCGGGCTCACCCAGCTCATCAACCGCGACACCCCGCTCATCATCGACCTCTCCGCCAGCGCGGACTTCGAGAAAGCGCACGTCCCCGGTGCGAAGAACGTGGCCATGAGCCAGTTCGATCCGGAAACGCAGAAAGACCTCAGCAAGGCAAGGGAGATGCCGGTCGTGCTGATCGACAAGGACGGCCGTGGCGTGGGCAAGGCCGCCAATCGCCTGATCAAGGCCGGCTTCGCCCGCGTGTTCGTGCTGGAGGGCGGCACCTACGCCTGGCAGGCCGCACAGCTGCCCACGGCCAAGGGCAAACGCTAG
- a CDS encoding 2Fe-2S iron-sulfur cluster-binding protein, with protein sequence MPTVTLTTSGKRFDAETDETVLEAAQRAGIALPYSCRGGVCGSCKATLVKGDCGYPHHPPVALSASESEQHAILLCQAVPRGDIAIRVREIASVEDIPHRRLDTTVAERRMLAPDVVGIWLKPVDGQRLNWLPGQYLDVILEDGKHRPFSIASGPRRDGLIELHVRHVPGGGFTSWVYESLQTGDRLAIEAPLGTFVPREDSERPMLFMAGGTGFAPVKAIVEHFIALGTRRPMHVYWGARIAADLYLRDLVRSWADQVPNLTFTPVLSDADEARTGGMREGLVHEALLADHPDLADVDLYMSGPPPMIAAGRQRFVEAGLPEDRLYFDSFDLAPDVLDAILRSRAGIHGL encoded by the coding sequence GTGCCCACCGTAACCCTGACCACGTCCGGCAAGCGCTTCGACGCCGAAACCGACGAAACCGTGCTCGAAGCCGCGCAGCGTGCGGGCATTGCCTTGCCGTACTCGTGCCGTGGCGGTGTGTGTGGCAGTTGCAAGGCCACCCTCGTCAAGGGCGATTGCGGCTACCCGCACCATCCGCCCGTGGCCTTGTCCGCCTCGGAGAGCGAGCAACACGCCATCCTGTTGTGCCAGGCGGTGCCGCGTGGCGACATCGCCATCCGCGTGCGCGAGATCGCGTCGGTGGAGGACATTCCCCACCGGCGGCTGGACACGACGGTGGCCGAGCGGCGCATGCTCGCTCCCGATGTCGTGGGTATCTGGCTGAAGCCCGTGGACGGCCAGCGCCTGAACTGGCTGCCCGGCCAGTACCTCGATGTCATCCTGGAAGACGGCAAGCATCGCCCGTTCTCGATCGCCAGCGGTCCACGCCGCGATGGCCTGATCGAACTGCATGTGCGCCACGTGCCTGGCGGCGGGTTTACCTCCTGGGTCTACGAGTCGTTGCAGACCGGGGATCGCCTGGCTATCGAGGCGCCGCTGGGCACCTTCGTGCCGCGTGAGGATTCGGAGCGCCCGATGCTGTTCATGGCGGGCGGCACCGGCTTCGCGCCGGTGAAGGCCATCGTCGAGCACTTCATCGCGCTGGGCACGCGTCGCCCGATGCATGTGTACTGGGGCGCGCGTATCGCGGCCGACCTCTACCTGCGGGACCTGGTCCGCTCGTGGGCGGACCAGGTGCCCAACCTCACCTTCACGCCGGTGCTTTCCGATGCCGATGAGGCGCGGACCGGCGGCATGCGCGAGGGACTGGTGCACGAGGCGCTGCTGGCCGACCATCCGGACCTGGCCGACGTGGACCTCTACATGAGCGGCCCGCCGCCGATGATCGCCGCCGGGCGGCAGCGGTTCGTTGAAGCGGGCTTGCCGGAAGACCGGCTGTATTTCGATTCGTTCGACCTGGCACCCGACGTGCTGGATGCGATCCTGCGCAGTCGGGCCGGCATCCACGGCCTTTAA
- a CDS encoding hotdog fold thioesterase produces the protein MAIWKDPVDLDRLNGWSRGTMMETLDIRFIGSGDDWLRGTMPVDHRTQQPFGLLHGGASVVLAETLGSSAALLTLDVEKQVAVGLDINANHIRGVRGGLVTGTARAAHLGRTTQVWEIRIEDEEGKLVCLSRLTMAVVAARGGAPGNLRS, from the coding sequence ATGGCCATCTGGAAAGACCCTGTCGACCTCGACCGCCTGAACGGCTGGAGCCGCGGCACGATGATGGAAACCCTCGACATCCGTTTCATCGGATCGGGCGACGACTGGCTGCGCGGCACGATGCCGGTGGACCACCGCACGCAGCAACCGTTCGGCCTGCTGCACGGCGGCGCCTCGGTAGTGCTGGCCGAGACGCTGGGCAGTTCGGCGGCCCTGCTGACGCTGGACGTCGAGAAGCAGGTGGCGGTGGGCCTGGACATCAACGCCAACCATATCCGCGGCGTGCGCGGCGGCCTGGTGACCGGTACGGCGCGTGCGGCACACCTGGGCAGGACCACGCAGGTGTGGGAGATCCGCATCGAGGACGAGGAGGGCAAGCTGGTCTGCCTGTCACGCCTGACCATGGCCGTGGTCGCGGCGCGCGGCGGCGCGCCGGGAAACCTGCGTTCGTGA
- a CDS encoding serine/threonine protein kinase produces the protein MSEGAPYAALSPDVVLAAVDATGRWSDGRLLTLNSYENRVFQVGLEDGGFVVVKFYRPGRWTDAAIEEEHAFARELAGAELPMVDPLVFDGRSMLVHAGYRYAVYPRRGGRAPSLESPDQLMWLGRLLARMHALGAREPFRARGTLDRATMIDAPVRATLGSDLLPAHLFDAYRHAAARVEEAVANRIEAVGPVRRIRLHGDCHPGNVLWTDAGPHFVDLDDARMGPAVQDLWMLAGDDAMMDALLEGYGQFREFDPTELALVPALRAMRQVHYAGWIAERWHDPAFPAAFPFAAEPRWWEQHIADLHDIADDL, from the coding sequence GTGAGCGAAGGCGCCCCCTACGCCGCCCTCTCACCCGATGTCGTGCTCGCGGCCGTGGATGCCACGGGCCGCTGGAGTGATGGCCGGCTGCTCACGCTGAACAGCTACGAGAACCGCGTCTTCCAGGTGGGACTGGAAGACGGAGGTTTCGTGGTGGTGAAGTTCTATCGTCCAGGCCGCTGGACCGATGCGGCCATCGAGGAGGAACACGCCTTCGCCCGCGAGTTGGCCGGGGCGGAACTGCCGATGGTGGACCCGCTGGTGTTCGACGGTCGCAGCATGCTGGTCCATGCCGGTTACCGCTACGCGGTGTATCCACGCCGCGGCGGGCGGGCGCCTTCGCTGGAATCGCCCGACCAGCTCATGTGGCTGGGCCGGCTGCTCGCCCGCATGCATGCCCTCGGCGCACGCGAGCCGTTCCGTGCCCGTGGCACGCTGGACCGGGCGACGATGATCGACGCGCCGGTGCGGGCCACGCTGGGCTCGGATCTGTTGCCCGCCCATCTGTTCGACGCCTATCGCCATGCCGCCGCGCGTGTCGAGGAGGCCGTGGCGAACCGTATCGAGGCGGTGGGCCCCGTGCGCCGCATCCGCCTGCATGGCGACTGCCACCCCGGCAACGTGCTGTGGACCGACGCGGGACCGCACTTCGTCGACCTGGACGACGCACGCATGGGGCCGGCCGTGCAGGACCTGTGGATGCTTGCCGGCGACGACGCCATGATGGATGCCCTGCTCGAGGGCTACGGCCAGTTCCGCGAATTCGACCCCACCGAGCTGGCGCTGGTGCCGGCACTGCGCGCGATGCGCCAGGTGCACTACGCCGGATGGATCGCCGAGCGCTGGCACGATCCCGCGTTCCCCGCCGCGTTTCCGTTCGCGGCCGAGCCGCGCTGGTGGGAACAGCACATCGCCGACCTGCACGACATCGCCGACGATCTCTGA
- a CDS encoding class I SAM-dependent rRNA methyltransferase, with amino-acid sequence MNTSSLPVIRLKTDRLPGHPWVWSAQIVKPDDRLPPGTVVDVQDAKGRFVGRGFWNGHARVALRLLTTDPDQAVDEGWIAARIARAVELRRGLLRLDEVSDAWRVVHSEGDGLSGLVVDRYADHLVVEYFAAGMWRFREVVHAELQKHFPGASLYWFAEQHVQRQESFDVRSNDAPAAVDVKEHGLSFHAAPGLGHKTGFFADQRDNRLRFARLAQGRRVLDLCCNAGGFAVHAMKAGARSAIGVDADAAILEVARENARMNGVEASFEQGDVFEWLRAAIARGDTWDAIVLDPPKLTRDRNQVVNALKKYFAMNRTALDVLAPGGILLTCSCTGLVSEDDFLEMIRRVALNAGRDIQVLHVDGAGADHPVASNVPENRYLKAVFCRVG; translated from the coding sequence ATGAACACGTCCTCGTTGCCCGTCATCCGCCTCAAGACCGACCGCCTGCCCGGCCACCCGTGGGTCTGGTCCGCCCAGATCGTCAAGCCCGACGATCGCCTGCCGCCCGGCACCGTCGTCGACGTGCAAGACGCGAAGGGCCGCTTCGTCGGCCGCGGCTTCTGGAACGGGCATGCCCGCGTCGCCCTGCGCCTGCTCACCACGGATCCCGACCAGGCCGTCGACGAGGGCTGGATCGCCGCACGCATCGCACGCGCGGTAGAACTGCGGCGTGGGCTGCTCCGCCTGGACGAGGTGAGCGACGCCTGGCGCGTGGTGCACAGCGAGGGCGATGGCCTGTCGGGCCTCGTGGTCGACCGTTATGCCGACCACCTCGTGGTCGAGTATTTCGCGGCCGGCATGTGGCGCTTCCGCGAGGTCGTCCACGCCGAGCTGCAGAAACACTTCCCCGGCGCCTCGCTCTACTGGTTCGCCGAACAGCACGTGCAGCGCCAGGAATCCTTCGACGTACGCTCCAATGACGCCCCCGCCGCCGTGGACGTGAAGGAGCACGGCCTGTCGTTCCACGCGGCACCGGGGCTGGGCCACAAGACCGGCTTCTTCGCCGACCAGCGCGACAACCGGCTGCGCTTCGCACGGCTGGCACAGGGTCGTCGCGTGCTGGACCTGTGCTGCAACGCCGGCGGCTTCGCCGTCCACGCGATGAAGGCCGGCGCACGTTCAGCCATCGGCGTCGATGCGGACGCCGCCATTCTCGAGGTGGCCCGCGAGAACGCCCGCATGAACGGTGTCGAGGCCAGCTTCGAGCAGGGCGACGTGTTCGAATGGCTGCGCGCCGCGATCGCCCGGGGCGACACCTGGGACGCCATCGTGCTCGATCCGCCCAAGCTCACCCGCGACCGCAACCAGGTGGTCAACGCGCTGAAGAAGTACTTCGCCATGAACCGCACGGCGCTGGATGTGCTGGCCCCCGGCGGCATCCTGCTGACCTGCTCGTGCACCGGCCTGGTCAGCGAGGACGACTTCCTCGAGATGATCCGGCGCGTGGCCCTCAACGCGGGCCGTGATATCCAGGTCCTTCACGTGGATGGCGCCGGCGCGGATCACCCGGTGGCGAGCAACGTGCCGGAGAACCGTTACCTCAAGGCGGTGTTCTGCCGCGTGGGCTGA
- a CDS encoding DNA topoisomerase IB, whose product MSRKPPSDALVVVSAEQAHAKAAGLVYVCDTDQGITRCKRGRTFAYLDANGKRITDEQVLTRIRSLAIPPAYSHVWICPNERGHLQATGRDARARKQYRYHVEWRNVRDRGKFERILEFGKVLPTLRRRLRKDLALPGLPREKVLALIVSLLEETMIRIGNDVYAKQNKSFGLTTLLSRHVAVHRGRIDFHFRGKSGQWRDVQLDDPRLVKAVRRVQELPGQRLFQYLDDEGHRQPVDSGMVNDYLREVTGGEFTAKDFRTWGGTVNAVATLAGTPHPEKGGDTALRATLAGAVKQVAAVLGNTPAVCRASYIHPEVFAGWLDGELHRHVPPTGAHASRKLEALTLAFLRRRLRASTRSR is encoded by the coding sequence ATGTCCCGAAAGCCGCCCTCCGACGCCCTTGTGGTCGTCTCCGCCGAACAGGCCCACGCGAAAGCGGCGGGCCTTGTCTACGTCTGCGATACCGACCAGGGCATCACGCGATGCAAGCGGGGCCGGACGTTTGCCTACCTGGACGCGAACGGTAAACGGATCACCGACGAGCAGGTATTGACCCGGATTCGCTCCCTGGCCATTCCGCCGGCGTATAGCCACGTGTGGATCTGCCCGAACGAGCGTGGGCACCTGCAGGCCACGGGTCGCGACGCGCGGGCACGCAAGCAGTACCGGTACCACGTGGAGTGGCGCAACGTGCGCGACCGCGGCAAGTTCGAGCGCATCCTGGAGTTCGGCAAGGTGCTGCCCACCCTGCGGCGGCGGCTGCGCAAGGACCTGGCGTTGCCCGGCCTGCCCCGGGAAAAGGTGCTCGCCCTGATCGTCAGTCTGCTCGAGGAAACGATGATCCGCATCGGCAACGATGTCTATGCGAAGCAGAACAAATCCTTCGGCCTGACCACCTTGTTGTCGCGCCATGTCGCTGTGCACCGCGGTCGTATCGACTTCCATTTCCGTGGCAAGAGCGGGCAATGGCGCGATGTTCAGCTGGACGATCCGCGCCTGGTCAAGGCGGTGCGCCGGGTGCAGGAATTGCCCGGGCAACGCCTGTTTCAGTACCTGGACGACGAGGGGCACCGACAGCCCGTCGATTCCGGCATGGTCAACGACTACCTGCGCGAAGTCACCGGCGGTGAATTCACCGCCAAGGACTTCCGCACCTGGGGCGGCACGGTGAACGCGGTGGCCACGCTCGCTGGCACCCCGCATCCCGAAAAAGGCGGTGACACGGCACTGCGCGCCACCCTGGCCGGCGCCGTCAAGCAGGTGGCGGCGGTACTGGGCAACACGCCAGCGGTCTGCCGCGCCTCGTATATCCATCCGGAAGTGTTCGCGGGTTGGCTGGACGGCGAACTGCACCGGCATGTGCCGCCGACCGGGGCACACGCATCGCGCAAGCTGGAGGCCCTGACGCTGGCGTTCCTTCGTCGGCGTCTGCGTGCGTCCACCCGCTCCCGCTGA
- the pssA gene encoding CDP-diacylglycerol--serine O-phosphatidyltransferase, giving the protein MNPKPRPFSMIRDFALADWFTLGNAASGVGALFSTMTYLQEGGVWHLYMACGLVLLALVFDVLDGRIARWRQRASLLGRELDSLADVISFGVAPAVIGYGCGMQGGLDRAILLMFVCCGVSRLARYNVTAEGLANEEGKVTHFEGTPIPTSILLVAVLCAAAGAGALHDAMWLGSVRLATLTLHPLSLMFAVSGALMVSRIRIPKL; this is encoded by the coding sequence ATGAACCCGAAACCGCGACCGTTTTCCATGATCCGCGACTTCGCGCTGGCCGACTGGTTCACGCTCGGCAACGCGGCCAGCGGCGTGGGTGCGTTGTTCTCGACGATGACCTACCTGCAGGAAGGCGGTGTGTGGCACCTCTACATGGCGTGCGGCCTTGTGCTGCTGGCGCTGGTGTTCGACGTGCTCGACGGACGTATCGCCCGCTGGCGCCAACGGGCCTCGCTGCTCGGCCGTGAACTGGACTCCCTGGCCGACGTGATCTCCTTCGGCGTCGCGCCCGCCGTCATCGGCTACGGCTGCGGCATGCAGGGCGGCCTGGATCGCGCCATCCTGCTGATGTTCGTCTGCTGCGGTGTCTCGCGCCTGGCCCGTTACAACGTCACCGCGGAAGGACTGGCCAACGAGGAAGGCAAGGTCACCCACTTCGAGGGCACGCCCATCCCCACCTCGATTCTGCTGGTGGCGGTGCTCTGCGCCGCGGCCGGTGCCGGCGCGCTGCACGACGCGATGTGGCTGGGCAGCGTGCGTCTGGCCACGCTGACGTTGCATCCGCTTTCGCTCATGTTCGCCGTATCCGGTGCGCTGATGGTCAGCCGCATCCGTATTCCCAAGCTCTGA
- the pnuC gene encoding nicotinamide riboside transporter PnuC produces the protein MSFELSGFEVAAAVVSAVAVWLTARRHPWCWPVGLVSVMAYAWIFIDAKLYSDTLLQVIFAALILYGWHRWRRHLDDEGHVRVAALESRRAALHLAVGAAAALALGYAMHRWTDASLPWLDAGLTAFSLVAQWWQARRHVAAWWLWIGVDVIYVGEYMYKALPVTAVLYAAFVVLAVLGLRAWRREPAGGPASAT, from the coding sequence ATGAGCTTTGAGCTGTCCGGTTTCGAAGTGGCCGCCGCCGTGGTCAGCGCGGTGGCCGTGTGGCTGACCGCGCGACGCCATCCCTGGTGCTGGCCCGTGGGCCTGGTGTCGGTGATGGCCTATGCGTGGATCTTCATCGACGCGAAGTTGTACTCGGACACGCTCCTGCAAGTGATCTTCGCCGCGTTGATCCTCTACGGCTGGCATCGCTGGCGGCGCCACCTGGACGACGAGGGCCATGTGCGCGTGGCCGCGCTGGAAAGTCGCCGCGCCGCGCTGCACCTGGCGGTGGGCGCGGCGGCCGCGCTCGCGCTGGGCTACGCCATGCACCGCTGGACGGATGCGTCGCTGCCCTGGCTGGACGCCGGGCTGACCGCCTTCAGCCTCGTCGCCCAGTGGTGGCAGGCGCGTCGGCACGTGGCCGCCTGGTGGCTGTGGATCGGGGTGGACGTGATCTACGTCGGCGAATACATGTACAAGGCGCTCCCGGTCACGGCGGTGCTCTATGCCGCGTTCGTGGTGCTGGCCGTGCTGGGCCTGCGCGCGTGGCGTCGCGAGCCCGCGGGCGGCCCGGCGTCGGCGACCTGA
- a CDS encoding TonB-dependent siderophore receptor produces MTLSRTPLALALIALAPSAWAADDTAPPAQARTLPTVDVHANTADGYRAADSQLDTFGSFGSATLHDTPAAITVITRAQIDDRQPRSLSELVRGDAAINDNYAPAGYYQDISIRGFPLDLATGFRFNGMIMSAEQLQALEGKERVEVLKGLGGLEAGVVEPGGLINYVSKRPAEVHTLTLGTDSHGSVYQALDLGTWFTPTFGVRVNAANEKTHGVVEHTDARRSFVSIGADWKISDQATLLLDTDYQTSGGRSVSGYQLLGGNAIPPHPHRTRLLGYQPWQRPVGIHSSNTSLRFNYRFSDTWNAQVSAGHSHTVIDDNVAFAYGCFYAASCASGATPGYFFAPNGDYDVYDFRSPDDTRQNDEVRGVVTGSFATGALDHEVNLGATAFRRTVDQRPYVYDYVGTANIDDPVVPVFDPSPNQPGASVRRLTSWQRTLFAIDRVHLGEQWQVLAGARLVRLDERAYDSAGALERATRQTKTLPQAAVLWQLTAPLTTYVSYGEGLSLGREAPYWTSNGGTTLAPLHSRQAEAGIKYAVNDALDLQAALYRIRQSYQFARPDGTAEGFTFVQQGQEVHTGIEMNLAGRVTDRLRITASANIIRARAENTGAPTYEDHQVVNVPRWRTAVYADYSLPFVPGLAVLGGWRYASSNVATPDGSTRVPAYHVVDVGLRYVTAVGGHAMTWRLNVDNVFNRFYWRDTGTSGGDAYLFPGLPRLARLSVTYEL; encoded by the coding sequence ATGACCCTTTCCCGCACCCCCCTTGCCCTCGCCCTGATCGCGCTCGCCCCGTCGGCATGGGCGGCCGACGACACCGCGCCGCCCGCGCAGGCGCGCACCTTGCCCACAGTCGATGTGCACGCCAACACGGCGGACGGGTATCGCGCAGCGGATTCCCAGCTGGATACCTTCGGCAGCTTCGGCAGTGCCACGCTGCACGACACGCCAGCGGCCATCACCGTCATCACCCGCGCGCAGATCGACGATCGCCAGCCGCGTTCGCTGAGCGAACTGGTCCGCGGCGATGCCGCCATCAACGACAACTACGCGCCGGCCGGCTACTACCAGGACATATCCATCCGCGGTTTTCCGCTGGACCTTGCCACGGGTTTCCGCTTCAACGGCATGATCATGTCGGCGGAGCAGTTGCAGGCGCTGGAAGGCAAGGAGCGCGTGGAAGTGCTGAAGGGCCTCGGCGGCCTGGAGGCCGGCGTCGTCGAGCCGGGCGGGCTGATCAACTATGTCAGCAAGCGTCCGGCCGAGGTCCACACGCTGACGCTGGGCACCGACTCGCATGGTTCCGTGTACCAGGCACTCGACCTGGGCACATGGTTCACGCCCACGTTCGGCGTGCGCGTCAACGCCGCCAACGAAAAGACCCACGGCGTGGTCGAGCACACCGATGCCCGGCGCAGTTTCGTCTCGATCGGCGCGGACTGGAAGATCAGCGACCAGGCCACGTTGCTGCTGGATACCGACTACCAGACCAGCGGCGGTCGTTCGGTTTCCGGCTATCAGTTGCTGGGCGGTAACGCTATCCCGCCGCACCCGCATCGCACGCGCCTGCTGGGTTACCAGCCATGGCAGCGCCCGGTCGGCATCCATTCAAGCAATACGTCGCTTCGCTTCAACTACCGGTTCAGTGACACCTGGAACGCGCAGGTATCGGCAGGACACAGCCATACGGTGATCGACGACAACGTCGCTTTCGCTTATGGATGTTTCTACGCCGCCTCGTGCGCCTCGGGCGCCACGCCGGGTTATTTCTTCGCGCCCAACGGCGATTACGATGTCTACGATTTCCGCAGCCCCGACGACACGCGGCAGAACGACGAAGTGCGCGGCGTGGTCACGGGCAGCTTTGCCACGGGAGCGCTGGACCACGAGGTGAACCTGGGTGCCACGGCGTTCCGGCGTACCGTCGACCAGCGTCCCTACGTTTACGATTACGTGGGCACGGCCAACATCGACGATCCGGTGGTACCCGTGTTCGATCCCTCGCCGAACCAGCCCGGCGCCTCGGTGCGCCGGCTGACCAGCTGGCAGCGCACGCTGTTCGCGATCGACAGGGTCCACCTGGGTGAGCAATGGCAGGTGTTGGCCGGCGCGCGCCTGGTCCGGCTGGACGAGCGGGCGTATGACAGTGCCGGCGCCCTGGAGCGTGCTACGCGCCAGACGAAGACGCTGCCGCAGGCCGCCGTGCTGTGGCAGCTGACCGCACCGCTTACCACCTACGTCAGCTATGGTGAAGGCCTTTCGCTGGGCCGCGAGGCCCCGTACTGGACGTCCAATGGCGGTACGACGCTGGCACCTTTGCATTCCCGGCAGGCGGAAGCGGGCATCAAGTACGCGGTGAACGATGCGCTCGACTTGCAGGCCGCGCTCTATCGCATCCGTCAGTCGTACCAGTTCGCGCGCCCGGATGGCACGGCGGAAGGCTTCACCTTCGTGCAGCAGGGGCAGGAAGTCCACACGGGCATCGAGATGAACCTTGCCGGCCGTGTCACCGATCGCCTGCGGATCACCGCCAGCGCGAACATCATCCGCGCGCGCGCGGAAAACACCGGCGCGCCCACGTACGAAGATCACCAGGTGGTCAATGTGCCACGTTGGCGCACGGCCGTGTACGCCGATTACAGCCTGCCCTTCGTGCCCGGGCTCGCCGTTCTCGGCGGCTGGCGGTATGCCAGCAGCAACGTGGCCACGCCCGACGGTTCCACCCGGGTACCGGCATACCATGTGGTCGACGTCGGTTTACGGTATGTCACCGCCGTGGGTGGCCATGCGATGACCTGGCGGCTCAATGTCGACAACGTCTTCAACCGGTTCTACTGGCGCGACACGGGCACGTCCGGTGGCGATGCCTACCTGTTCCCCGGCCTGCCGCGCCTCGCGCGCCTGTCGGTGACCTATGAGCTTTGA